One genomic window of Halobellus limi includes the following:
- a CDS encoding ATP-binding protein, with the protein MHTEVLGRSADETNADGTTAGETSTAPVTAVPDARGAFAGTFGHHRARDGSRGAPVGIDLDRPHAALVVGKRGYGKSYTLGVLIEEAARTPGVAPVVIDPMGVFRGLLGDATGDPVPARVIDDPTIRADAVPPARWPALVGADPDGSAGALVWHAAGAAATLDGMRDIVADSDAGDEVRRAAANRLRRAASWRIFDPAGLDASALADGAATVLDCSRLDDAPSNAVAAGVAAALYDARVGRASAEEGGSPAVDRLPWLFVDEAHVFFEGVASVPLRTILTRGRAPGVSLVAATQRPSALPEVAVSQSDLRIVHRLTAGSDVRALAAADPSYVDADLVDSMPTAPGEALVVDDTAEATRTVAVRRRDTPHGGSSPRASAAARAIETDE; encoded by the coding sequence ATGCACACCGAAGTCCTCGGCCGATCCGCCGACGAGACGAACGCCGACGGGACGACCGCCGGCGAGACGAGTACTGCACCCGTCACGGCCGTCCCCGACGCTCGGGGGGCCTTCGCCGGCACGTTCGGCCACCACCGCGCCCGAGACGGGAGCCGCGGCGCCCCCGTTGGGATCGATCTCGACCGCCCGCACGCCGCGCTCGTGGTCGGCAAGCGCGGCTACGGGAAATCGTACACGCTCGGCGTCCTGATCGAGGAGGCCGCGCGGACGCCCGGCGTCGCGCCCGTCGTGATCGATCCGATGGGCGTCTTTCGCGGACTCCTCGGGGACGCCACGGGCGATCCCGTTCCGGCGCGCGTGATCGACGACCCGACGATCCGTGCCGACGCCGTCCCGCCGGCACGGTGGCCCGCGCTCGTCGGTGCCGATCCCGACGGTTCCGCCGGCGCGCTCGTCTGGCACGCGGCGGGGGCGGCGGCGACGCTCGACGGGATGCGCGATATCGTCGCCGATTCCGACGCCGGCGACGAGGTCCGGCGAGCGGCGGCCAACCGCCTTCGACGCGCCGCTTCCTGGAGGATCTTCGACCCGGCGGGTCTCGACGCCAGCGCCCTCGCCGACGGCGCGGCGACCGTCCTCGACTGCTCGCGGCTCGACGACGCCCCGTCGAATGCCGTCGCCGCGGGGGTCGCGGCCGCGCTGTACGACGCCCGCGTCGGCCGAGCATCCGCCGAGGAGGGCGGCTCACCGGCCGTCGACCGACTACCGTGGCTCTTCGTCGACGAGGCGCACGTCTTCTTCGAGGGCGTCGCGAGCGTGCCGCTCCGGACGATCCTCACCCGGGGCCGCGCGCCCGGCGTCTCGCTCGTCGCCGCGACGCAGCGCCCGAGCGCGCTCCCCGAGGTCGCCGTCTCCCAGTCGGACCTCCGGATCGTCCACCGACTCACCGCCGGCTCCGACGTCCGCGCGCTCGCGGCTGCCGACCCGTCGTACGTCGACGCCGACCTCGTCGACTCGATGCCGACCGCCCCGGGGGAGGCGCTCGTCGTCGACGACACTGCGGAGGCGACCCGGACAGTGGCCGTTCGCAGGCGGGACACGCCCCACGGCGGATCGAGTCCCCGGGCCTCGGCCGCGGCGCGCGCCATCGAAACTGATGAGTGA
- a CDS encoding tRNA(Ile)(2)-agmatinylcytidine synthase — MTIIGLDDTDSRERGMCTTYLATRLAEAVEVEGGTVDRRLLIRLNPAVEHKTRGNAALAVHTDLDPARALELAVAELEPLAEVEDPRTSPGVVVADDEPADVPDAIADFTGRAIRDLLEPAEALELLEDAGYRHRGWAGGRGRIGALAAVGAWTALDEWTYEHIAYRAFDRCGTPRDVDEGSVFEAAERAYPVAWDTVDRVERQAVCVPNAPGPILYGIRGDDAGVVSALAGRIESEPVERAATFLTNQGTDVHLREGALGDLRDGRAYRVDGTVASDPETRRGGHVFFELADSDGGDARIDCVAFEPTKRFRDRVRSLRAGDELTVCGEVGGGTLKLEKFAVRSLRRTEEANPTCPACGRSMASAGREQGYRCRDCGTSRSDPATVDLDRDLDVGWYEVPPCARRHVAKPLVRGGFDAPVHPER, encoded by the coding sequence ATGACGATCATCGGCCTCGACGACACCGACTCCCGCGAGCGGGGGATGTGTACGACGTATCTCGCGACGCGGCTGGCCGAGGCCGTCGAGGTGGAAGGTGGAACGGTCGACCGACGGCTCCTGATCCGGCTCAACCCCGCGGTCGAACACAAGACCCGCGGCAACGCCGCGCTCGCGGTCCACACCGACCTCGACCCGGCGCGGGCGCTCGAACTCGCCGTCGCCGAACTGGAACCCCTCGCAGAGGTCGAGGACCCCCGGACGAGCCCCGGCGTCGTCGTCGCCGACGACGAACCCGCGGACGTTCCCGACGCGATCGCCGACTTCACCGGACGGGCGATCCGCGACCTCCTCGAACCGGCCGAGGCGCTCGAACTCCTCGAGGACGCGGGCTATCGCCACCGCGGGTGGGCCGGCGGCCGCGGCCGGATCGGGGCGCTCGCCGCCGTCGGCGCGTGGACCGCCCTCGACGAGTGGACCTACGAGCACATCGCCTACCGGGCGTTCGACCGCTGCGGGACGCCCCGAGACGTCGACGAGGGATCCGTCTTCGAGGCCGCAGAACGGGCCTATCCCGTCGCCTGGGACACCGTCGACCGCGTCGAGAGACAGGCCGTCTGCGTCCCGAACGCGCCCGGGCCGATCCTCTACGGCATCCGCGGCGACGACGCCGGCGTCGTCTCGGCCCTGGCCGGTCGAATCGAGAGCGAGCCCGTCGAGCGGGCGGCGACCTTCCTGACGAACCAGGGGACGGACGTTCACCTGCGCGAGGGCGCGCTGGGTGACCTCCGCGACGGCCGCGCCTACCGCGTCGACGGCACCGTCGCGAGCGACCCCGAGACGCGCCGCGGCGGCCACGTCTTCTTCGAACTCGCCGACTCGGACGGGGGCGACGCTCGCATCGACTGCGTCGCCTTCGAGCCGACGAAGCGCTTCCGCGACCGCGTCCGGTCGCTCCGCGCAGGCGACGAACTCACCGTCTGCGGCGAGGTGGGAGGCGGCACGCTCAAACTGGAGAAGTTCGCCGTCCGGTCGCTGCGGCGGACCGAGGAGGCGAATCCCACCTGCCCGGCGTGCGGCCGCTCGATGGCGAGCGCCGGTCGCGAGCAGGGCTACCGCTGTCGCGACTGCGGGACGTCGCGGTCGGATCCCGCGACCGTCGACCTCGACCGCGACCTCGACGTCGGCTGGTACGAAGTGCCGCCCTGCGCCCGCCGACACGTCGCGAAACCGCTGGTTCGGGGCGGCTTCGACGCGCCGGTCCACCCCGAGCGGTGA
- a CDS encoding DUF7382 domain-containing protein: MFDELERFAGDDRAIEGLPIRLVIALVVGVATMSVMLNMLSGVQGLAVSELDVRPTPDVVEPGERELELVVVDDDGDGVEGATVIVKDGSAEMEGVVTAKSDANGVASVTVDVDTRANQETGTLVVDVKPPSGSQYVDRRANTDILVVEA, encoded by the coding sequence ATGTTCGACGAACTCGAACGGTTCGCCGGCGACGACCGCGCGATAGAAGGACTGCCGATCAGACTCGTGATCGCCCTCGTGGTGGGCGTCGCCACGATGAGCGTGATGCTGAACATGCTCTCGGGGGTACAGGGGCTCGCCGTCTCGGAACTCGACGTCCGCCCGACGCCCGACGTGGTCGAGCCCGGCGAGCGGGAACTCGAACTCGTTGTCGTCGACGACGACGGCGACGGCGTCGAGGGGGCGACGGTGATCGTCAAGGACGGCAGCGCCGAGATGGAGGGCGTCGTGACGGCGAAGTCGGACGCCAACGGGGTCGCGAGCGTCACCGTCGACGTCGACACGCGAGCGAACCAGGAGACCGGGACCCTCGTCGTCGACGTGAAGCCGCCGTCCGGGAGCCAGTACGTCGACCGCCGGGCGAACACGGATATCCTGGTCGTCGAGGCGTGA
- a CDS encoding fluoride efflux transporter FluC, producing MGGVADLLGTLPTALLVGLGGALGALARYAVDVALDGGRRSTFAVNAVGSLALGALVAASPTDGTLALLGTGFCGAFTTFSSFAVNVVRAADAGQFRLAVADALGTLAAALLGVGIGVWLGGLW from the coding sequence ATGGGCGGTGTCGCGGACCTTCTCGGTACGCTCCCGACGGCCCTGCTCGTCGGCCTCGGCGGCGCACTCGGCGCGCTCGCTCGATACGCCGTCGACGTCGCGCTCGACGGGGGCCGACGGAGCACCTTCGCCGTCAACGCCGTCGGCAGCCTCGCCCTCGGTGCGCTCGTCGCGGCCTCGCCCACGGACGGGACGCTCGCGCTCCTCGGAACCGGGTTCTGCGGGGCGTTCACGACCTTCTCGTCGTTCGCCGTTAACGTCGTCCGGGCGGCCGACGCGGGCCAGTTCCGACTCGCCGTCGCCGACGCCCTCGGGACGCTGGCGGCGGCGCTTCTCGGTGTCGGGATCGGCGTTTGGCTCGGCGGCCTTTGGTAG
- a CDS encoding V-type ATP synthase subunit D, which yields MAKDVKPTRKNLMAIEDRIELSERGHDTLEQKRDGLIMEFMDILDQAQDVRSELDENYETAQKKINMARAMEGDVAVRGAAAALKEHPEITTQSKNIMGVVVPQIESSRVRKSLDQRGYGLLGSSARIDEAADAYEELLETIILAAEVETAMKKMLKEIETTKRRVNALEFKLLPELNENKEYIEQKLEEQEREEIFRLKKIKNKKEEEEKEEKEAAEAAAAAPADD from the coding sequence ATGGCCAAAGACGTCAAACCGACCCGGAAGAACCTGATGGCGATCGAGGATCGCATCGAACTGTCCGAGCGGGGCCACGACACGCTCGAACAGAAGCGCGACGGCCTCATTATGGAGTTCATGGACATCCTGGACCAGGCGCAGGACGTCCGCTCGGAGCTCGACGAGAACTACGAGACCGCCCAGAAGAAGATCAACATGGCGCGGGCGATGGAGGGCGACGTCGCCGTCCGCGGGGCCGCCGCGGCGCTGAAAGAGCACCCGGAGATCACCACCCAGTCGAAGAACATTATGGGCGTCGTCGTCCCGCAGATCGAGTCCTCGCGCGTCAGAAAGAGCCTCGATCAGCGCGGGTACGGGCTGCTCGGCTCCTCGGCGCGGATCGACGAGGCGGCCGACGCCTACGAGGAACTCTTAGAGACGATCATCCTCGCCGCGGAGGTCGAGACGGCGATGAAGAAGATGCTCAAGGAGATCGAGACGACCAAGCGGCGGGTCAACGCCCTAGAGTTCAAACTGCTCCCCGAACTCAACGAGAACAAGGAGTACATCGAGCAGAAGCTCGAAGAGCAGGAACGCGAGGAGATCTTCCGCCTGAAGAAGATCAAGAACAAGAAAGAAGAAGAGGAGAAAGAAGAGAAGGAGGCCGCGGAGGCGGCCGCCGCCGCACCCGCGGACGACTGA
- a CDS encoding CrcB family protein: MADRLVPVLVALGGFLGATSRYLLGTVVAGAGGTLLANVLGSLALALAVGLVRSTRLRFFLATGLLSSFTTYSTFAVETATLGPTLGAANVAANYALGFAATLLGLLVGRRWS, translated from the coding sequence ATGGCAGACCGTCTCGTTCCGGTGCTCGTCGCGCTCGGCGGATTCCTGGGCGCGACGTCGCGGTATCTCCTCGGAACGGTCGTCGCCGGGGCGGGGGGAACGCTCCTCGCCAACGTCCTCGGGAGCCTCGCGCTGGCGCTCGCGGTCGGTCTCGTCCGATCCACCCGACTCCGGTTCTTCCTCGCGACCGGCCTCCTCTCCTCCTTTACGACCTACAGCACCTTCGCCGTCGAGACGGCCACGCTCGGACCGACGCTCGGCGCCGCGAACGTCGCCGCCAACTACGCGCTCGGGTTCGCCGCCACGCTCTTGGGACTGCTCGTGGGGAGGCGGTGGTCGTGA